The Pirellulales bacterium genome includes the window CGCCACGACGGTTCCCTGCTCACCCTTGCTCAAGACATGATCTCTCAGTCGTCTCAACGCCGTACGATGTTCGATAAGATCTGGGATGCCCACGTAGTGCATGCCGAGGCAGACAAACCCACGATCTTATACATCGATCTGCACCTGGTTCACGAAGTCACTAGCGCTCAGGCGTTCGAGGGGTTGCGTATCGCCGGGCGGAAAGTGCGCCGACCAGAGCGAACCGTAGCAACGCCGGATCACAATATCCCCACGACCGATCGTTCGCTACCGATTCTCGATCCCATTTCCAAGCAGCAGATCGATACCCTGCGCGCCAACTGTCGCGAGTTCGAGGTCAAGCTCTACGATTTGGACAACGCCAATCAGGGTATCGTACACGTGATTGGGCCGGAACTTGGCCTCACGCAACCTGGTATGACCATCGTCTGCGGCGACAGTCACACGGCCACGCACGGCGCGTTTGGCGCTATGGCCTTCGGCATCGGCACGAGCGAAGTCGAGCACGTGCTGGCAACGCAAACACTGCTGCAATATCGCCCCAAGACATTCGAAATCCGTGTCGATGGGCAACTGGCTCGCGGCGTTACGGCCAAAGATTTGATTCTGTATCTGATCGGCCAGCTTACAACGGACGGAGGAACCGGATACGCCATCGAGTACACCGGCGAAGCCATTCGCGCGCTCGACATGGAAGAGCGGATGACGGTCTGCAACATGTCGATCGAGGCCGGTGCACGGTGCGGCATGATCGCACCCGACGAAGTAACGTTCGAGTATCTGCGCGGGCGCGAGTTCGTGCCGGCGGATTTCGCCGGGGCCGTCGCCCGCTGGCAGCAGTTGCCGAGCGATCCGGGTGCGAAGTACGACCGTGTGGCTGTGTTCAATGCTGGGGATGTTGCGCCGCAGGTGACCTGGGGCACCAATCCCGCGCAGGTTGCCACCATCGCAGATAAGGTGCCCGATCCCGCGGCCCTAACGGACGAAAACGACCGTAAGAGCGCCTCCAGTGCTTTGGCTTATATGGGACTTCAGCCCGGGACCCCGTTGGAATCCGTGGCGCTCGATCGGGTCTTTATCGGTTCGTGTACCAACAGCCGCATCCGCGACTTGCGAGCTGCCGCTGCCGTGGTCAAGGGTTATCACGTCGCGGGCAGCGTACACGCGATGGTCGTGCCGGGCAGCGGTCAAGTGAAACGGCAGGCCGAGGCGGAAGGCCTCGATCGTGTCTTCCAGGACGCCGGTTTCGAGTGGCGCGAGGCAGGTTGCAGTATGTGTCTGGGCATGAACCCCGACACGTTGTCTCCCGGCCAACGCTGCGCCTCGACGAGCAATCGCAACTTCGAGGGCCGCCAAGGTAAGGGCGGGCGCACGCATCTCGTCTCGCCCGCAATGGCCGCGGCCGCGGCCGTGGCGGGCCACTTTGTCGACATCCGCGGCTGGAAATACAAGTAGAGCCTCCTAGCCGCAACTCCTCACACGCTATCCGAGTTTGTTATGAAGCCCTTTGTGAAACACACTGGCATCGTTGCCGCGATGGACCGCGCCAACGTCGATACCGATCAAATCATTCCCAAGCAATTTCTCAAACGGATCGAGCGGACTGGTTTCGGTCAGTTTTTGTTCCAAGACTGGCGCCGCCTGGAAGATGGTTCTGAGAATCCCGATTTCGAGCTGAATCGGCCCCGTAATCGTGGTGCGACGATCTTGCTGGCGCGACGCAACTTTGGTTGCGGATCGAGTCGCGAACATGCTCCCTGGGCGCTCGAGGATTACGGCTTCCGGGCGATCATCGCGACTAGTTTTGCTGATATTTTCTACAACAACTGTTTTAAGAATGGACTGCTACCTGTGAGGCTCGACGAGGCGCAGGTCGAGGATCTATTTCGCCGCTGCGCGGCCACCGAGGGCTATCGGCTTACCGTCGACTTGGAGCAGTGCGTGATCGCGGACGATGCGGGATTGCGAATATCGTTCGAGGTCGAACCATCGCGTCGGCATTCGTTGATCAATGGCCTGGACGATATCGGCCTGACCCTGGCACACCAAGATAAAATCGACGCTTACGAAACCGCGCTTGTCCGATAAAATCACGGTCGCATCTGCTCATTTCGCCAGTCACCCGAGGAGCAAACCGTGGTTCTCAACGGAAAGATCGCCCTGGTTACAGGCGCTAGTCGCGGCATAGGGCGGGCCGCAGCCGTTGCTTTGGCCGGAGCCGGCGCGGACGTGGCCATCAATTACCATGGCCATCGCGAAGAAGCCGAAAGCGCAGCCGAGGCGGTGCAGCAAGCCGGGCGGCGCGCCTTATTGGTGCAGGCCGATGTAGGCGACCGGCGAGCCGTCGACGAGATGGTCGAGCAAACGGTTTTGCATTTTGGTCGTCTCGACATCGCGGTGACCAACGCCGTGTACAGCGACCGCGACGTTTTTCACGAGGCCGATCTCGATGGGTTTGCCCGGACCATCCAGGTCACCATGTGGGGCGCCTTCTACACTCTGCGGGCGGCGACCCGACAGATGATCGAACAGGGGCAAGGGGGCTCGATCGTCGTCGTCAGCTCGCCGCATGCGTTCATTCCGGTGCCGCGCTCGATGGCCTACAACATGTCAAAGGCGGCCATCGATCAGATGGCACGCACCGCGGCTATCGAGTTGGTCGACCATCGGATCCGCGTCAACATCATTCACCCTGGTTGGATTGACACGCCAGGCGAACGAAAATTCGCGACCGATGAGCAGATTCAACGCGGCGGCGAGAAGCTCCCCTGGAACCGCTTGGGGCGGCCCGAAGAAATTGGCCGCGGCGTGGTCTTTCTGTGCGATCCTGCCAGCGACTATATCACGGGCTCGGCATTGGGTATTGATGGCGGCGCCACGCTTCCCTGGTGGGCGTCGCGTGGTTCGGCTGTACCGGAATAAGACGCAAGGTCCGCATCGTTTGTCCGCCTGTGGACGTATTCAGGATATAGGTTCCCGTCGTTGCGGCTTGAACTACGGGATTCACGATTTTCTCGTTGCGGCGCTCGGCTGCCAGGTAGCCTGCCTACCGGTGGTCAGGCAGGCGACGACACATAGAATGGACAGCATAGATGGCGCCTCCGG containing:
- the leuC gene encoding 3-isopropylmalate dehydratase large subunit — its product is MISQSSQRRTMFDKIWDAHVVHAEADKPTILYIDLHLVHEVTSAQAFEGLRIAGRKVRRPERTVATPDHNIPTTDRSLPILDPISKQQIDTLRANCREFEVKLYDLDNANQGIVHVIGPELGLTQPGMTIVCGDSHTATHGAFGAMAFGIGTSEVEHVLATQTLLQYRPKTFEIRVDGQLARGVTAKDLILYLIGQLTTDGGTGYAIEYTGEAIRALDMEERMTVCNMSIEAGARCGMIAPDEVTFEYLRGREFVPADFAGAVARWQQLPSDPGAKYDRVAVFNAGDVAPQVTWGTNPAQVATIADKVPDPAALTDENDRKSASSALAYMGLQPGTPLESVALDRVFIGSCTNSRIRDLRAAAAVVKGYHVAGSVHAMVVPGSGQVKRQAEAEGLDRVFQDAGFEWREAGCSMCLGMNPDTLSPGQRCASTSNRNFEGRQGKGGRTHLVSPAMAAAAAVAGHFVDIRGWKYK
- the leuD gene encoding 3-isopropylmalate dehydratase small subunit; the protein is MKPFVKHTGIVAAMDRANVDTDQIIPKQFLKRIERTGFGQFLFQDWRRLEDGSENPDFELNRPRNRGATILLARRNFGCGSSREHAPWALEDYGFRAIIATSFADIFYNNCFKNGLLPVRLDEAQVEDLFRRCAATEGYRLTVDLEQCVIADDAGLRISFEVEPSRRHSLINGLDDIGLTLAHQDKIDAYETALVR
- a CDS encoding SDR family oxidoreductase is translated as MVLNGKIALVTGASRGIGRAAAVALAGAGADVAINYHGHREEAESAAEAVQQAGRRALLVQADVGDRRAVDEMVEQTVLHFGRLDIAVTNAVYSDRDVFHEADLDGFARTIQVTMWGAFYTLRAATRQMIEQGQGGSIVVVSSPHAFIPVPRSMAYNMSKAAIDQMARTAAIELVDHRIRVNIIHPGWIDTPGERKFATDEQIQRGGEKLPWNRLGRPEEIGRGVVFLCDPASDYITGSALGIDGGATLPWWASRGSAVPE